CATGTCATGATCAATTTTGTTATTATCATTATTATTTTCCTTGTTCTCTTCATTATCACAATCTAGTACTAGTTTGGATTCAAGTCCAGAATTGCATAGGGTGATATTGTAATATTGCAGGACTTTATTCATCCTGTGTAATTGTTCATAAATAGTATAATTAATCTTCTTGAAAGCGCTAAAAGCTATCCCTTGGTGATCAATCTCTCTGGTCACATTTATGTACTGGTCAAATTCATTAGCTTGTAATTTTAGCTGCCTTTTTAATTTCCTAGTGCTTTTAGTTATTTTCACCAGTTCATCCATCCTTTTTTTGGCACCAGTTGTTAGCTGGTCTTTTAGAAAATCAAAAATAGAAGGGAAATTATATATCCCACTATCTTCTTCTTTTACCCATGTGGCATTGGTGAGGATGAGAGATGTAACACTAGTATCCTCTCTAAACCTGTTCATCATTTGCACAATGTCAACATAGGTATGTCTATTCTTCCCCGGTGCGATAACAAGGAAATAATTCTTTCCCAGTAATGAATATCCTTGAGTGTAAGTGGTGAAGATCACCTCTGCATCAATCCTGCATTCATTAACTAGCTGGGAGAGGTAATCGGTTTTATCCCCTTCACTTTCAGCTCCCATGTCCTTGACAATTAATTTATCCTCTTCCTCTACCTTTTGCCCTTCTTTCTTGATAACCTTTGTTTCTGAATTAATAGCGGCAATTCTTTTAATCCCCCTCTTCTTCAATTCTCCTATAACCTCGGGGAGTAGGGTGGATTTATCAAGTAAAGAAATAACAGGGATCTTGTTGTTCCTCCTTGCAAACAAGCATAATTCAATAATCCCACCTGCTAAATCTTTATAGGGGACAAACCCTAGCTCTCTTTTGTCTGGAATCTCTTTCCTTGCTTTTAGCACCTGCATCCCTTTAAATATATTATCATCACTGGTGACAGGTGTACCTGAGAGGAATATAATCCTCTTGTAAAATTCTAGAGAAGTCATCACTTCTTCGATAGTACTCCCTTTCCAGCCAATTTGTGTGACTAGAGTGTGAGCCTCATCAATAATCACGGTCTCCCTGCTTTCAAATTTAGGGATATGGTGCTGTATGGTGATGATCAAACTTGAATTGAAATCTTCTCTATGATCTGCTGTGTAATATGGTATCTGGTACTGAGCTGATAGTTGTTTTGCCAAGTTAATGGTATCAACAACAAAAACAGCTTTTATCTCCCTCTCTTTTAGATGATTGAGAATGTAATAGGATTTCCCACCACTTGTTGGACAATCCACGTAGATTTTAAACTCTTCATTAAAATCCAAGTCATCAAGAAACCTTGTTTCTGATAACTTTTCCTTGAATGTAAACTTTTTACATTCCATAAAATTCTAAGATTTAGTTAATTCTTAATTTTCCTTCAACACTTCGATCATTATTTTTACTATATAAAACAGGTTGAAGTGTTGAAGGTAAACATCACTTCTAGTGAGTTATTTTTAACATCTTATAAGCCTGTATGTAAAGGTTTATCTATTTTGATATAATCTATCTGGATGGTGTTATTTACAGGTAGAAATGGAAATTTGCCCTGTAAAATGGTATCTAGGAAGGATGTAGAATATCCTTTAATTATGTTACAAAGATATATAACCTTCACAACATTTCCAAGTGAAATGCAGGGAAAATTTTACATTTGTTAAGAAATGAGGGGAGGATAGGTTTTATTGTTTTTTGGATGGCGTGATTATAGAGGTTTGATGATTTAACAGGCTAAAGGATGATTCCCCTTGTTTGCCTTGTTGACAGGTGGGGGTAGATATGAAATAATAGTGATCCAACCTTGAATAACTCCCTGAAAGGTCACTCATGGATAATAATTCCCCACCTTGTTTTTTGAGATAAACAAGGGCATTGTATTATGATTTAGATAAAAGGGACTAGGAGTTGAGCCAGTCCCCTTTTGATAATTCTAAGCTTTCATTTCTTCTTTTGGAATTCTTGCTGTCAGCCTTGAAACTATTAGGTTTACTTTATCTGTTTTAGTTGCTTGTATTATCTTTATATCAGAGGTATTAAAAGCTCTAAGAGCTTCTAATGCAGTGTGAAAACCATATGGTTCTTCTTTTTCATTTTGGAGTTTTGTGAAACTTGCAAAAGCATCTATAATGTACCTTTTCTTGATCTCTTCTCCAAAATTTAATTCATGCAAAACTGCTATTATCTTGTCTCCACAAGATAAATCATATTTGAATTCCCCTGTGAGGATTCCTCTAGCTGCATTGCATAGTTCTGTGTTTGTAAATCTTTTTCCAAGATTATAGTACTTTATAGCTGTACTTGCTGGCATTTTTTCCGACGCACAAGTTTCACTAATTTTTTTGATGAATTCATCTTCTGTGGCTAAAACTGCCAAGGATAATTTTTCCTTGCCCTTTAAACTTCTGTCCAGTAGTGTATTGGTACTGCAATATTTAGCAAGCTCTTTTATAGAGGTAAATTCTCTTTTTTGTATGTTTTTGATGATTCTTAAATCAGTCCCCTCAACTAGAGCATCGATATTTAATTTGTGTATAGCTTGAATAATTCTTTGATCTTTTACACTTCCAAGCATATAGCAAACATCTGCCGTGTTTGCAGGAATGATATTCCCGTTAAGATCTCTTAATTCGATATTTTCTTGATAGAAAATATCCGCTGTTGCTAGATATTTTGTTGAATCTTTTTCTAGTAGATCATCATTCACAATATCCATTGCCAGCTTGTCATTAGTTGTGGATAAGTTGATTATAGAGGGAGCATACCCTAGTATGACCATTTCTATCTTTCTTTCGATTACCAGTTTCCCCTCTTCTTCTTTTGGTTTCCATTTTTCAATAGGAGTGGGGAGAAGATTTTTTTGTAACTCTTCTTTTAGAGCCTTTTTGGCTCGCGCAACTTTTCTCAGTGCGTTTTTTTGCCTGTTTTCTTTGGCTTGCGCCAATTTTTCTTTTGCTTTTTTGAGTTCTTGATATAAGCTCTTAATTGTAGCTGATAAGTCAAACTCATTAATTAATTCTTCCAATGAAATCTTCCTATCACTATTATTTAAACTATTTACTATTGTATTACTTCTCTCTGAATTCTTTTCACTATTATTTTTGTCTTCCATTTTTTCTGGATTTAAATTGTTAATTACTAGTTTTGCCTCACTCTCTGTTTGTTGATTATTATCAACGATTTTATCTGTACTGTCTAGCATAATGTTTGAAATTAGTTGTTTAACAATAATCCCCATTCAGAATAACGGATCCTTTTTATCCCGTTTGAGGGCAAGCTGTCATGTCTTTTGTCAGTGATCAGCTTGTTACCCTCCATGCAGCAAATGCCAAACCTTTCGATAAATAAAAAAATCAGATAAATAGGGGATAATCCCGGTATTTATCTGACTTTTGTAAAAGTGTAGTAAAGTGATTGATTACCAGTATTTTGTTTCTTTGCTAGAGAGGTTTACAAGGATGTTGAAGTTCCAGTCAACGAGACTGTCATCTGTCACTGTCATATTGTCACGAATGCGTTCCCTGACAAGTTTAATCCATTCAGACTGCATTTTTGTCATGTCAAGGTAGTTCGAATAGTATTCTTTCTCTTCTCCTTCACTTCTTTTTTTTAGTTGTCGAAGTTCTTCTATCTCTTTTTCAGTGTGGCAATGTATCTTGTGGATTATGTGAAGGAACATGATAATGAGAAGGCAAACTCCTTTCGATATTTTGTTATCATCTTTTGCAGTGCTACGATCTTTGAAGAACCGATAAAGTTGAATAATGATGGTGTTCGTAACCTTGTCTTGTGGCGCACCTCTACGTGGAGAATTATCATCCACTAGTTCCGGTTCACAATATTCTTGAATGTACTCTTTTAAATGCTGCCAGAACCAATTATTCTTGTTAGATAGATGTATGTCCCCGTAGGCTGTTTTTATTTGTATCGGTTGGGAATTTTTATTTTTATATGTAAGCCATTGCTGATTCTCTTGGATGAACCGGAGAAGGTTATTCATATCAGGGTTCACGTTTAATAGAAATTCTTCCAACTTCTCATCTTTCATGGAACGTTCAATTGTTTCTTGTGCCGGGTTACGGGTGATGAAATAAGCCAATAGCCAGTATATCCAAAGTAATGTTTGGTTACATTCAAAATATTCATGATTTGCTTGAAGGATAGTGTTATAATTTTCTGGGATCGTGGAATTATGAAACACTAACGGGAATATGTTATTTTCCTCGATGTAATATTGCCAGTATTCAGCGAATGATTTTGCGGTGTAGATAGTTTCATTTGCGGAGGGATTAAGTTTTTGTGTCTCGTAATAAAAGAAGGTGGGAAAGAATATTTCTTTTTCTAGCCTGAAATATTTATTCAAGAGTGGGTACAGGGCTCCTACAATATTCCCGTTTATCCAAACAACATATCCCAAGAAAGGGTCTTTTTCTGCGATTCCTTTTACTTTACACATAGCCTAAGATTTTTCCAAATATAAATTTTTTTGTTGGTAAAAAAAATAACCTCAAATCCGAAGATAAGAGGTTATTTGTGTTCATAATAAATTTTGCATTGCTGCATCAATCTGGGTGTTCTCAAAGCTATCCAAATAAATTTGGGTTGTTTTTAAATCTGTATGCCCCAACGCCTCGCTAATCAAGGCTACATTAACCCCAGATTTCTTTAAAACACTTGCAAATGAATGTCTTGCAACATAGGTTGTCACTTTTGATTCAATTCCAAGTTCAGAGGCTAGTTCTTTCAGTTCTTTATTAATTTGTGCCAACACTTTATGCCTCCTGTTCTGCTTTTGTAATTCAGTTTTATGAATATTAGCATCCAAGATGGGGAAGAGATAAATCGCATTCTTCTGGTGTGAGGAATATCTCTTTATAATCTCCCTAGCTTGATCACACAATTGGATGTTTATATCTCCATGTGTTTTCTGGCGGGTATATAAAAGCCTTCCTCTCTGGATATTTTTCATCGTTAGATTAGATATATCAACAAAAGGAATCCCTCCACACAAGTAAGAGAATGTGAATATATCTTTTGCAAGTTTCCGCAAAGGGGTATCCTTATTAGATTCTGTTGTGATAATTTGTTTCACATCATCCTTGGATATGGCTCTCTTCCTTGTTTTTGTTTTAAATTTTCCGATCTTGAAATCATCAAAAGGATAATCATTTTTACTTGCAGCCTTCTCCTCAATAGCTTTATTATATGCACTCCTGAGGGTTCTGAATTGCAAGCTGATTGTTGTCTCTTTATTACCTTTATTCCTTTGCCATTTTTCATAAGCCTGTAACCAATCTTTGTTAATATCGCTGAAATAGAAATTCAGCTCGCTTTTAGTGAACGCTTTTAAAGAGTTGAATGATGTTTTGTAAATAAGTCGATTGCCAACTTTATTGTTTTCTTCAAACTCCTTGATCAGTTGTTGATAAAACTCCTTCACAGTTTTTAGTTGAAACTTCTTTTGCTTGTTTTCCACCAACGATGCCGCAGTATATTGTTTTTGTGCTGCAGCTAGTTCTAAAATCTGTTGCTGGTATTCTGTTTCTTTCGCTAAAATGAGCTTGTTGATTAAATCTCTATCTGGACAATTGGGTTTTGGTTTGTTCTTTTTGAAGTCCCAATATTTGAGCTGGATAGAGACACCTAAATTCTGATATTTCCTCTTTCCATTTTTGGTAATTCTAACCATCAAGGGGTATTCTCCATTTTTTAATGGCCTAATTTTGTAACAAAGATAGTGTTTCAAAAAGTGTGTAAATACCTTCTTTTCTCATGACTGCAAAATTATAAATAGTTCAATAAAATAATCTTGATTCTAAAAAATTATAAATAGGATATTTATAAATATCTGCATTTTGGGCTACCGTTCCCATTAGGAGAATAACGGCTTGGGGGTTTGGCATGGCGCCCCTCATGTTGATGACCCTCTTGTAATCCCTGTTCAGCCTTTCGATCCAGTTTGTGGTGTAAATCATCCCCCTGATTTCCCTCTCGTACTTGAAGTAGGTGAAATAGAACCTGTACCTGTCGTGGCAATATCTTTTCAAAACGGGATAACTTTTCTGCCACCTGGCAATAAACTCTTTAAATTTTTCGAAAGCCTTTTCCGGGGAGATCTCCCACTGGTCGGGAGCGCAAACCTGCTTGAGTTCTTCCATGACCTGTTTCTTGTCCCTGGGCTTGACTTTCCCAGCTATATTCCTCTTCAGGTGCACGGTACATAATTGTAAATCTGCTTTTGGAAAGGTTTCTGCCAGCACGTTTTCAATACCGGGCAATCCATCACACACCAGGAGATCAATCACGGCCACGCCTCTTTCCTTGAGGTCTTCAAACACGTCCTTCCAGTTCGTGGCACTTTCCGTGGGGAAATTCACCACGGCCAGCACCTCGCGGGTTCGGTCTTCTTTCACCCCCAAAACCGTGTAGTAAGCCTCGTTGGAAACGGAATCATCACGACGGGTGAGGACATAGGTGGCATCGATGTAAATTATCGGGTAACGATTATCCAGTTCACGACCTAGCCAGGCATTTACATCCTCGCGGGCCGTGTTCAACAAGCGGCTAACCTGGCTTTTACTGTAATGTTTGCCGTAAAATTGCTCGTAAATTTTACCCACCTGTTCCGTGGTTAAACCGCTGCAATAAAGGCTACTCACTAGCTTTTGAGCCTCTTCTTCCTGGTCTTTTAGCACCCCCAGTAACATCGGGTAAAAATGGTTGTTACGACTACGCGGGACCCGAAGTTCGAAGACCTTACCGCCATGACATACTCGACGACCACGAAAACCGTTACTCACGTCACCACGTGTCTCGTTATGAAGATCACGTTCCGATAACATTAAACTCTCTAAACCTTGTTTAACCAAGCCTTGTAAACCTAGTTCACCGTTTGTGATTTCGGAAATTATTTCCGAGATTTGTTCATGTGTAAATTCCATAATTATCCATTTTTGAAAATTGCATTACAAAAATAATCAATTCGGAATTTACACACTTTTTGAAACACTATCTACATATTTGCTTACATCATTGCTTACATGAGGGGGTAAAAACCATGAAAATTGCTTGAAATGAAAAAAGCACTTACGATTGTAAGTGCTTTAAAATGAGAGCGGAAAACGGGACTCAAACCCGCGACCCCCAGCTTGGAAGGCTAGTGCTCTATCGACTGAGCTATTTCCGCAAATAAGTGGGGAGAGCAGGATTCGAACCTACGAAGACGATGTCAGCTGAGTTACAGTCAGCCCCAGTTGGCCACTTTGGTATCTCCCCTTTGTTCAAAGAACAGTTGCTTGTTTTAAGCGGGTACAAAGATAGGTAGTTTTGCGGAATTACCAAATATTACGTGGAAAAATCTTGAAAAAAATGTATTTCGAGTGTAAAAGAATACGAGGAGTTTTCGGTACCGAAAACTCCTCGTTACATCTTATCGTCACTATGAGACCTATTTACGAGGACGATAAGTAATGTCAATGGTTCTTTCTTCGTCGAAACCTTTGTACTTGATGTGTAGCTGTACGGAATCTGTTACCTCGTTAAATACTTCTTTTAGCGGGAAACTGACATAACCGTAAAGACTTTTGTTTTCCGGATCTCCGTATGCATTATGTCTGAATTCTAACAGGATTTTTTCGTCCGCTGTTAATTCTTCATGCTTTGTCAGATTGACCATGTGTTCTTTAGCGCCTCCGGCATAAAAGAATCGGAAGGTGATAAAGTCGTTGGCAATCCAGTATTCCGGTAATTCAATCGGATCCATACCTAAGCTGTCATTAATGGCTTCGGTATAGGGTACAATAGGTTTGGTAAGAAGCTTTTGCAGGTCGTTTACTCGCACGTAATGATCTACACTACTTCCCGGATTTGCATCTTGCAAGATGGTAAAATCCGCGTACACACGCATATTATTTTCTAAGTAACGTACCGGTACATTTGAAACGGATGGATACAATACAGGGCCTTTGTCCAGTATAATTCTGTAATCCTGATCACTTGTTTTTTCAATTGTACCGACTTCTAACCAGAATTTGTCCAAGCTATACCCGTCATCATTACAAGATGTGAAGGCGAATGTTGCCGAGAGCAAAAGAATAATTAGTGTCACTACTTTTTGATTCTTCATTTTAAACCCCTTTTTATTACTCGTTGTTTTTTAGTTTTCATTACTTAGATGGATAATTGCGTGAATGGTTGCGTCTAATAATGTTAAAATCAATGGAAAAAGGCTATCATACATCGCATGATAGCCTTGATCCCTTGTTTTTGCCGGGATTTATGAATTTAGAAAAGAGTTTTTTTCAGTGAGAACAGGAATTCCAATCCCCCGTCTTTTCTATTTTTTGCCGAGATGTCTCCTTTATGGAAAAGAACGGCGTTCTTCACGATGGAGAGCCCCAGGCCGGAACCACCGTTTTGCCTGCTGCGTCCTTCGCATACACGATAGAAACGTTCGAAAATCCGGTTCAAGTGATTTTCTTCTATTCCTTGCCCCGTGTCATAGTAGGAGAAATAATAAAATTCCTTGTCTTCCATGTAGTTGTTTACCCCGATCGAGATATTGTCTCCGGCGTAATTGATGGAATTTTCAATGAGATTTCGGAATATAGCATAAACCAGCGTTTTATTTCCCTCGATAATTGTCTGGGGATTTATTTCGTTCTTCACGTTGATCCCGTGTGCTATGATCGGGTCATGCAGGTCATCAATGACCTCCTGCAAAGTGTTATGAACATTCACTCGTTCCTTGTCAAAAAGTTCGGAAGCCTCTTCCGTCTTGGTGATCAGGGCAATATCCCGGATTAAGTCGGATAGGCGAACGATTTGTGAATACGTACGTTCCAAAAAGAAATGTTGCTTGTCCGGGGTAATATTGGGTTGTTCCAGAAGGGTCTCGATATAACCGCGAATACTGCTTACAGGAGTTTTTAGCTCGTGGGCGATATTATTCGTCATCTCCTGTTTTAGGAGCCTGTTTTTCTCATTATCAGAGATGTTGTTTAGGGTGATTTCGAAGCTGTTGTCCGTGAAAATCAGTAGTTTCACGGCAAAATGTTTGCCTCCCTTGCTGATCTTGTTCTGGTACACGGGGATGTTGGTGGTATTCGGGTTTACCGGGGTGTTCTTTTGCAAGAATTCATTCAGTTCTTTGAAATCCGGTTGTTCCAGAAGTTTTTCGACTTTGAATGTCGGTTCGTCTAGGATAATGTTCAAGTACTGGATAAAATGCGTGTTGGCATATATCTTTTCCCGGTTAGCGGAGAAAATGGCAATTCCCTCGTCGGAATAGTGGAAGTGACGAAGAAGTTTCTCCTGTTCCACGTTGATCTGCTTGTTGCTCTCTTCTAAAAGTTGATAGTTATGAATGATCTTTTCACCGATCTCTCCCAGTTCCGTGTTCGGGAAATGGATATTGTTGTAATTAATGTTGTGATTGTCGGCCGAAACGATAAAATCTTTCAGTCCGGAAATCGCTTTCCCGAAACGATCGGAGATATAAATCAGCGAGATCAGCGTGATAAAGAATAGTAGCGTGATAAAATACAGGAATATGTTGTCCGTCTTTAAAAAGTTCTGGATCTCGATGTCGTAAGGGAGAGCCACCCGGATAAAATAATTCATGTAGTCTTTGGCAAAATAATAGTACTCGACCCCGGTACTTTTAGAAAGCCGGATGGC
The window above is part of the Butyricimonas paravirosa genome. Proteins encoded here:
- a CDS encoding site-specific integrase, translated to MKHYLCYKIRPLKNGEYPLMVRITKNGKRKYQNLGVSIQLKYWDFKKNKPKPNCPDRDLINKLILAKETEYQQQILELAAAQKQYTAASLVENKQKKFQLKTVKEFYQQLIKEFEENNKVGNRLIYKTSFNSLKAFTKSELNFYFSDINKDWLQAYEKWQRNKGNKETTISLQFRTLRSAYNKAIEEKAASKNDYPFDDFKIGKFKTKTRKRAISKDDVKQIITTESNKDTPLRKLAKDIFTFSYLCGGIPFVDISNLTMKNIQRGRLLYTRQKTHGDINIQLCDQAREIIKRYSSHQKNAIYLFPILDANIHKTELQKQNRRHKVLAQINKELKELASELGIESKVTTYVARHSFASVLKKSGVNVALISEALGHTDLKTTQIYLDSFENTQIDAAMQNLL
- a CDS encoding IS256 family transposase; translation: MEFTHEQISEIISEITNGELGLQGLVKQGLESLMLSERDLHNETRGDVSNGFRGRRVCHGGKVFELRVPRSRNNHFYPMLLGVLKDQEEEAQKLVSSLYCSGLTTEQVGKIYEQFYGKHYSKSQVSRLLNTAREDVNAWLGRELDNRYPIIYIDATYVLTRRDDSVSNEAYYTVLGVKEDRTREVLAVVNFPTESATNWKDVFEDLKERGVAVIDLLVCDGLPGIENVLAETFPKADLQLCTVHLKRNIAGKVKPRDKKQVMEELKQVCAPDQWEISPEKAFEKFKEFIARWQKSYPVLKRYCHDRYRFYFTYFKYEREIRGMIYTTNWIERLNRDYKRVINMRGAMPNPQAVILLMGTVAQNADIYKYPIYNFLESRLFY
- a CDS encoding sensor histidine kinase, translated to MKLSYKQKLFIYFFIVFAVFTVVITFFQQNREKAYKTETLRTTLDDYSDIIARYVQQYHLINNGQMDSLKNVLVLMPSNLRLTIVDHDGKVLYDNSLDKEQGIENHLLRPEIQTALIQKTGTAIRLSKSTGVEYYYFAKDYMNYFIRVALPYDIEIQNFLKTDNIFLYFITLLFFITLISLIYISDRFGKAISGLKDFIVSADNHNINYNNIHFPNTELGEIGEKIIHNYQLLEESNKQINVEQEKLLRHFHYSDEGIAIFSANREKIYANTHFIQYLNIILDEPTFKVEKLLEQPDFKELNEFLQKNTPVNPNTTNIPVYQNKISKGGKHFAVKLLIFTDNSFEITLNNISDNEKNRLLKQEMTNNIAHELKTPVSSIRGYIETLLEQPNITPDKQHFFLERTYSQIVRLSDLIRDIALITKTEEASELFDKERVNVHNTLQEVIDDLHDPIIAHGINVKNEINPQTIIEGNKTLVYAIFRNLIENSINYAGDNISIGVNNYMEDKEFYYFSYYDTGQGIEENHLNRIFERFYRVCEGRSRQNGGSGLGLSIVKNAVLFHKGDISAKNRKDGGLEFLFSLKKTLF